The window TTAGAAACAGCGCTTTCGGGGGGCGGACTCGCCTTCGTTTCGACTGCAGAGGGTCGGCCGGTCGGCTACGTCCTGCTGATGATTTCGGACGACGCGTACCTCGCAGAGCTCGTCGTCGAGCCGATGCATCGTCGAGAAGGGCGGGCCACGGAGCTGTTGAAAACAGCGATGGCGATGGCACGGGAACGGGACTGTGAACACGTTTCGCTTACGGTGCACGAAGCGAACGAATCAGCACGGATGCTGTACGAATCGTTTGGGTTCGAGTTGTGGCGAACAGTGTCGGATTACTACGCCGATGGCGGAACTGCCCTCGTGTATGGAAAACGTTGCTAAAGCTGGTCCACCGTCAAGATACGAACCGTCGTCGGTTTTTTGACGAATTCGCCCTCGTCACGGGCGACGATCTGTTCGACGCCACGTTGGGCCGAAATGTCCAAGATTCGCTGACTGAGCGTTCCATCGAACACGACAGCGTGTGGAACGGACTCCGCACGTTCGATGGCGTCGAAGGTTTCGGCGGCGGGTGCTTCCGCGAGAATCGAATAGTCATCGTCCAGCAATCGTACCGTCTCGGATTCGGCCTCGATGACCGTCCTCGCATGGCTTCGGATCGTTTGTGGTTCGCGGTCCGGAGTGTCGAGGTCGGTTGCATCGTCCAACGGTTCCGATTCGACAGCCTCGGCCACGAGTGAGTCGTCTTCGGCGACCGCCGATTCGTCGTCTGACTTCGATTCGCTCCCGTGGGACGTGTCGGCAACGGTTTCGCCAGTTTCGACTTCGGCACTGGATTCGACCCCGTCGTCGGGCGAGTCCGTGGTCGATGGCTCGATGGGACGTTCGGTATCCGTCTCGTCGTTTTCGGGAGCAGGAAGCGCACTACCGTCCGTCGCGGCGGCGAACTGTGTCTCGTCGCGTTCGAATCGGTCGAGTGGGCGTTTCTTTCGGAGGGCGGACATCACCTCGTCGCGAGAGAGGTCTTCCACGGATTTCCCGTCGGGGGCGACGGCCACGTAGTCGATATCACCGACCTGTTCGAGTTCCTTCAGGATGAGGTCACCGCCACGATCACCATCGAGAAACGCGGTCGTCGTGCACTCCTGCGTGAGGTCTGCGACGGCATCCGGGACGTTCGTTCCTTCCACTGCAATGGCGTTTTTGACGCCGTATCGGAGAAGCGTCAACACGTCCGCGCGACCTTCGACGACGATGATGGCGTCGGTGTTCGTGACGTTCGGTCCGGCCGGAAAGCCTTCGTATTCGGTGATGTCTTCGACGCGGATGCTCTGGCGGACTTCGGCCAGGATCTCACGACTCGTCATTACGTCGTCATCGAACGACGACGACAGGAGTTCCTTTGCGCGGTCGACGACTTCCCTCCGCTTCGCGGTTCTGACGTCTTCGATGTTGGCGATGCTGACGCTCGCGCGACACGGGCCGACGCGCTCGATAGTCTCGAGTGACGCCGCGAGGATCGCCGTTTCGACTTTGTCGAGACTGCTGGCGATGGTGACGGTACCGAACGATTGGCCGTGTTCGCTCTCGACGCGCACGTCGATACGGCCAACTTTCGAGGACTGCTGGAGGTCCCGTAAATCGAGGTCGTCGCCCAGCAGCCCTTCGGTTTGCCCGAAGATCGCGCCGACGACGTCACTCCGTTCCACCACCCCGTCGGCGGTAATGTCTGCGTGAATGAGGTATTTCGCTGTATCGTCCATGAGTGATGAACTGCCCCTGTGAAGGGCGTGATTGTGATGCGTCCATGAGCCGTGCCATGGATACGTCTCATTTTCGCGCTTGAACGCTGAAATAGCTGTCGTCACCAGCGTTCTCTCCTTCGATTTTGCGTCAATTTTTGCGAAAATTGAGAAAATTATTACAATATTTGAGCAGAATGTATGATCAGCCGTCCAGCCCCGCCAATCGTTCTGCACCGTTGACAAGTGATGATTCCGGAGTATCGGGGTCATCGTGTTCGTAGATTATCCATTCAGCCCCAGCCCGGAGAGCAGCGTTCACGCAATCCGCCACGTTCACATCGCCCTCGCCGAGTTCGACCGGTGAGCCATCGGCAGTGTCCTTCAGATGAACCAACGGAACGTTTCCGGCAAGACAGTCGAGAAGCGAATACGGGTCACGGCCCGCGGCGACGACCCAACCCACGTCGAGCTCGATATGAACGTCGGACTCCGCGATGAAGGCGTCAAAACCGGTCCTGTCGCCGATTTCAGCGAACTCGTGGTCGTGGTTGTGATAGCAGAGTGTCGAACCATGTGCTTCGACCCGTTCCGCGAGGGCATCGAGTCGATGTGCAGTTTCCGTCGCCGTCGTCTCGCTGTCGAAGTTCGATTCGTCCAGATACGGCACGACGAGCCTGTCACAACCTATTTTGTGATACGTTTTCACTACCGCCTCCGTGTTTGATTCGAGTTCCTCGATCGGGACGTGTGCCCCAGCGGCGTCGAGTCCCGCAGTATCGAGTGCATCTGCCACGATTTCGGGGTCGGAATCACCTAACCCCGCGAACTCCACGCCGTCGAATTCGGTCTCGCCGACGCGGGCGAGCAGGTCGGGGAGCGATTCGTCCAGTTCACGGAGCGTGTACAACTGAATCGCAGTGCGTGCCATGGCGCTTCTGGGTCTTCTACGGTGTTAGCCGTTGTCACTAGATTCGAGCGATCAGTTCGGCAATGAACGGGACTGGAGTAGTTTTGAAGACAAATTTTCTTCGAAGGCGTATTTCGAAAGTGATTGGTAAATCTTATCATCTCGCGGTCAGACAGTTGGGTCGATGAATAACGACTCCGCACGAATCGGTTGGATGGTCGTTTTCGCGGTGATTATCGCGTTGACGATACCGTGGTTTCTCTGGGGAGACGGGCAAGTACTGTACGGTCTGCCGGTGTGGCTTTGGTGGCACATCGGATGGATGGCGGTCGTGTCACTCGTGTTCAAACTGTTCGCGGACCGAGCGTGGGGACTCGGCATTGAGGAGAGCATATGAACGAGACGACGCTCCAATTGGGCATCGTCGGCGGGTATCTCCTCCTTTCACTGCTCGTTGGCCTGTTGGCGTATCGACTGACCGACCGAAGTGCGGAGGATTACTACCTCGCCAGTCGAACGCTCGGGACCGTCGTCCTACTGTTCACCACGTTCGCGACGCTCCTGTCGGCGTTCACGTTCTTCGGGGGACCGAACCTCGCCTACGGCTCCGGACCGGAGTGGATCCTCGTGATGGGGCTGATGGACGGCGTGCTGTTCGCCGTGCTGTGGTACGTCGTCGGCTACAAGCAGTGGCTTCTCGGACGGGAACACGGCTACGTCACCCTCGGGGAGATGCTCGGTGACCGATTCGGGTCACCTTTGCTCCGTGGACTCATCGCCGGAATCAGTCTGTTCTGGCTGTTCCCATACGTGATGCTCCAGCAGGTTGGGGCGGGAACCGCGCTGGAGGCGCTGACCGGCGGCGAGCTCTCCTACGCGATGGGTGCAGGTCTGGTGACGGTGTTCATGATAGCCTACGTCGTTCTCGCGGGAATGCGCGGTATCGCGTGGACGGACACGCTGCAAGGGGCGTTCATGCTCGTGATGGTCTGGGCCGCCGTGCTCTGGGTGCTCGCCGAACTGGGCGGGATGAGTTCTGCGACTGCAACCCTCGCCGAATCGAATCCCGAATTCCTCTCGCTCGGCGGCGGCGTGTACTCCCCACAGTGGATGCTCTCGCAGGCCATCGGCATCGCCTTCGGCGTGGCGATGTTCCCGCAGGTCAACCAGCGGTTCTTCGTCGCCGGGTCGAAGAAAGTGCTGAAACGAACCTTTTCGCTGTGGCCGATTATGGTCGTCCTGCTGTTCGTCCCGGCGTTCATGCTCGGCGCGTGGGCGCGCGGCCTGCCAATCGACGCCGCAGACCAGAACGTCCTTTCCGTCCTGCTCGCCGAGTACGCACCGGCGTGGTTCGCCGCGCTGGTCGTCGCGGGTGCGATGGCCGCGATGATGTCCTCGTCCGATTCGATGCTGCTCTCCGGGTCGTCCTATTTCACCCGCGACCTCTACCGTCCGTTCGTCAACCCAAACGCCAGCGACGGTTGGGAGGACACCCTCGGCCGAATCGGCGTCGCCGTCTTCGCACTCGCCGCGTTCGTCGCGAGCCTCTACACGCCGAAAGCCATCGTCGAAATCGGTTCGACTGCCTTCGGCGGGTTCGCTCAACTCGCACTTCCCGTCATCGTCGCGCTCTACTGGTCGCGGGTGACACGAGTGGGGATGTACTTCGGCATCGTCGGCAGTCAAGTGTTCTACCTCGCAAGTGTGTTCCTGCCGTTCGTGCCCGGCAGTTACGCCGGATGGCTGGCATCGGTCGTCGGCATGGTCGTCGGACTGGTGCTGACGGTCTCCGTTTCGACCGTTACGTCGCACGCATTCAACGAGGAGACGAATCTCTACTTCGACCTACAAGCCGATTAGTTGGAAACGCGGATTTTTGATCGCTGAGTTTTCTGGGATCGCTTTTCAGAAGTTGCATGGAGTCTTGATCGGTACTCTATTACTTCAGGGATAGCTGTTGCCGACAACAAACGAAGCCACCGGAAGAGCTTCGCTCTTCCGAGGCCGTCATCCGCTAAGGAACCGCCACCGCCGGTTTCCCCACTCTTCCCCGCCAGCGCGTTCGCACTCGTGACGAACGAAGTGAGGTACGAGTACGACTCCGCGCTGGCGGGGCCATCCGGATGGCCGATCAAGCAATGTGGCGCGCACTGACGTGGCGTCGAGTACACGGTCGTCCGAGACGCCATCGTCGGAGCTGTGCGAGGGATGAGCGAAGCGAATCGGTTGGGGAGGGTGTGGCTGTCGCGGGACGGTGGCGGTGGCCGTTTGATTGGAGTCGGCGATACCTAGCGACAAATTGGCACCACCCTCTGTCACCCGTAGCACGCGTACACCGATGGTAGCTACTCGCTGTTCGTTTCGTCGCGGTGGCTTCCAGTTATCATGAAGAAGTTCTGAAACACCAAATTCGACACACAAGAGACACGCGAGCCGAGAGAGTTGACGACGAGTTTAAATCTACTTCATGAGAACCGACTTGTATGCAAACACACATCGTTCCGGTCGGATTCGACTACGACCGGCTTATCGCGCCACTCGTGCGCGACCAACTCGACGTCGACCGCGTTATCCTCCTCGAAGGCGCGGTCGGAAGCGAGGCAAACGTCGAGTACTCCCGCAACCTCTCTCGAAAGCTCGGCAAGGATTTCGAGAACCTACTTGGTGCGGAGACGGAGCGAGTGGTGTTGGAGGATGTCTACGACTACGACGCAGCGTTCGAACAAGCCTACGACCGAATCAACACGGAACTCGACGCGGGCGGGGAAATTTGGGTGAACGTCAGTTCGATGCCACGAACGGTGAGTTTCGCCTTTGCGACCGCGGCCCACTCCATCATGGTCGAGCGAGAGAGCGATCGTCAGAAGATACACACCTACTACACGGCTCCGGAGAAATATTTGGAAACCGAGCTCGCCGAGGAACTGCGGGAGGAAATCGACTTGCTCGCGTCGGTGCGCGACGGCGACGTGGACGAAGCGCGAATCGAGATCCGACTCGAAAGCGCCCGAGATCTGCTTTCGGAGTTCGACGAGCGGGGAACGACCATCGGCGCGAAGGAAATCGATGGACGACACATCGTGGAACTACCGGTCGCCTCGTTTTCGAACGTCAAACCCTTCGAGGAACTCATTCTGTTTACGCTCGGGGAACACGGCGAGTTCGAAAGCGTGAGCGAACTCGCCCAAGCGCTCTCCAAGGATCTGAACGAGGAGTACACCGACAGCTTCAGGTCGAAAGTCATCTACAACGTCGATAGATTGGGTCCGGGCGGGAAAGGCTATATCGAGCAGGAAGAGCACGGGAAGTCCCACCGAACGCGACTCTCCCGAATAGGGGAGTTGTGGGTACGATCCCATACGAACGGCGAAATGTAGACCAGCACGGGTTCGAGAGGGCAAGACGTGCCCCACGAGCGGCGAGTGCGAACCGGACCGATCATTCTCCCCGTTTCCGTTCTACCAGCCTGCGTTCCATTCTTCGCGGAGTTCGTCCAAGAGGCCCTCCGACTCCAGCGCTGCTATCCCTTCCTCTGCGAGCGTCCACTGCCCTCCATGACGGTGTAACAGCCCGTCGTCGGCTAAACGGGTCAGTACCGGCCCGATACTTCCATCGGAAATCCCCGTTCCATCTCGAATTTCGTTTCGGGTATATGCATGGCCATCGTTCGCGGCGAGAAACGCCATCGCACGGCGACCGTTCGTCCCTTCCTTGACAATCAACGAAACTTTCGACGGTTGATTCAAATCATCATCGTTCCCGAACGTCATGGTAGTTATTCGCACGGGCATCTACTAAAATGTACTCTCGGATACAGTGATA of the Haladaptatus caseinilyticus genome contains:
- a CDS encoding GNAT family N-acetyltransferase; amino-acid sequence: MIREATTADLPRLRTIRTWLAEPAPELLETALSGGGLAFVSTAEGRPVGYVLLMISDDAYLAELVVEPMHRREGRATELLKTAMAMARERDCEHVSLTVHEANESARMLYESFGFELWRTVSDYYADGGTALVYGKRC
- the dnaG gene encoding DNA primase DnaG — encoded protein: MDDTAKYLIHADITADGVVERSDVVGAIFGQTEGLLGDDLDLRDLQQSSKVGRIDVRVESEHGQSFGTVTIASSLDKVETAILAASLETIERVGPCRASVSIANIEDVRTAKRREVVDRAKELLSSSFDDDVMTSREILAEVRQSIRVEDITEYEGFPAGPNVTNTDAIIVVEGRADVLTLLRYGVKNAIAVEGTNVPDAVADLTQECTTTAFLDGDRGGDLILKELEQVGDIDYVAVAPDGKSVEDLSRDEVMSALRKKRPLDRFERDETQFAAATDGSALPAPENDETDTERPIEPSTTDSPDDGVESSAEVETGETVADTSHGSESKSDDESAVAEDDSLVAEAVESEPLDDATDLDTPDREPQTIRSHARTVIEAESETVRLLDDDYSILAEAPAAETFDAIERAESVPHAVVFDGTLSQRILDISAQRGVEQIVARDEGEFVKKPTTVRILTVDQL
- a CDS encoding sugar phosphate isomerase/epimerase family protein, which encodes MARTAIQLYTLRELDESLPDLLARVGETEFDGVEFAGLGDSDPEIVADALDTAGLDAAGAHVPIEELESNTEAVVKTYHKIGCDRLVVPYLDESNFDSETTATETAHRLDALAERVEAHGSTLCYHNHDHEFAEIGDRTGFDAFIAESDVHIELDVGWVVAAGRDPYSLLDCLAGNVPLVHLKDTADGSPVELGEGDVNVADCVNAALRAGAEWIIYEHDDPDTPESSLVNGAERLAGLDG
- a CDS encoding DUF3311 domain-containing protein, translated to MNNDSARIGWMVVFAVIIALTIPWFLWGDGQVLYGLPVWLWWHIGWMAVVSLVFKLFADRAWGLGIEESI
- a CDS encoding sodium:solute symporter family protein; this encodes MNETTLQLGIVGGYLLLSLLVGLLAYRLTDRSAEDYYLASRTLGTVVLLFTTFATLLSAFTFFGGPNLAYGSGPEWILVMGLMDGVLFAVLWYVVGYKQWLLGREHGYVTLGEMLGDRFGSPLLRGLIAGISLFWLFPYVMLQQVGAGTALEALTGGELSYAMGAGLVTVFMIAYVVLAGMRGIAWTDTLQGAFMLVMVWAAVLWVLAELGGMSSATATLAESNPEFLSLGGGVYSPQWMLSQAIGIAFGVAMFPQVNQRFFVAGSKKVLKRTFSLWPIMVVLLFVPAFMLGAWARGLPIDAADQNVLSVLLAEYAPAWFAALVVAGAMAAMMSSSDSMLLSGSSYFTRDLYRPFVNPNASDGWEDTLGRIGVAVFALAAFVASLYTPKAIVEIGSTAFGGFAQLALPVIVALYWSRVTRVGMYFGIVGSQVFYLASVFLPFVPGSYAGWLASVVGMVVGLVLTVSVSTVTSHAFNEETNLYFDLQAD
- a CDS encoding HFX_2341 family transcriptional regulator, translating into MQTHIVPVGFDYDRLIAPLVRDQLDVDRVILLEGAVGSEANVEYSRNLSRKLGKDFENLLGAETERVVLEDVYDYDAAFEQAYDRINTELDAGGEIWVNVSSMPRTVSFAFATAAHSIMVERESDRQKIHTYYTAPEKYLETELAEELREEIDLLASVRDGDVDEARIEIRLESARDLLSEFDERGTTIGAKEIDGRHIVELPVASFSNVKPFEELILFTLGEHGEFESVSELAQALSKDLNEEYTDSFRSKVIYNVDRLGPGGKGYIEQEEHGKSHRTRLSRIGELWVRSHTNGEM
- a CDS encoding MarR family transcriptional regulator — its product is MTFGNDDDLNQPSKVSLIVKEGTNGRRAMAFLAANDGHAYTRNEIRDGTGISDGSIGPVLTRLADDGLLHRHGGQWTLAEEGIAALESEGLLDELREEWNAGW